In the genome of Fructilactobacillus hinvesii, the window AAATTCCCTTTACTAAGAAGAAGTCTACCGGGCGACCCTTTTGGTTCCAACTCGTAGTTGGCATGGTTCCAGATAATGCTGCAGCAACGTGTTCAACTTCAGACGGACGCACTTGATCCTCGTGATCCTTATAAAAAACACGACCTTGTTCATATAAAGGAACATTTTCAACACCACGAGCTTGGTTATAAGCAACGTCATCTAACAAACCACTCACAAGGTTCATTCGAAGGACAGAATGATCCTTCGTCATTGGCCATTGCAAGTTTGTTGAAAAACTTCGTTGTAACATGAACATTTCCGCTTTTTCAGGCGTCGTAAGTGAGTATGAAATAGCATGGTTTAATCCCATTCCTTGTAAGGTCTGGCGTGACTTACGCATGGCTTGTTGTTTGGGAGTTAATCCCCCTTCCGTCGTTTGGGTCACTGGCAGAGTATTCGGAATATTATCATAACCATAGATTCGTGCCACTTCTTCAATTAGATCGGCATCAATGTGCAGATCCCAGCACCGGGTTGGAACAGTAACTTGCAATCCCATTGCTGTTTTGGTTACCCCAAAGCCCAAACGTTGAAAAATATTGGTAATGGTGGCTTCACTCAAATCAGTACCAAGAACGTGGTTAATCCGATCAGGTGTGATTTCAATCACCTGTTCAGAAACAGGGGCCTGACTCCCGGTAACAATTCCTTGACTAGCTTGTCCCTTAGCTAATTCTTGGATCATTCCAGCCGCAAAGTTCAGCGCATTAATAACGTTCCCATGGTCAACTCCCCGCTCGAATCGTTGGGAAGCATCAGTGTGTAGACCTTCCTTTTGGGCCATCTTTCTCGTTAAAACTGGATCAAAAACGCCACCTTCTAACACAATGGTTGTCGTTTCAGATGTCACCCGCGTGGGGTTTCCGCCCATTAATCCTGCTAGAGCAACTGGTTGATCGCCACTGGCAATCACAACGTCTTCGGGGTTTAATTCTCGTTCTTCTTCGTCCAGGGTTACCAGTTTTTCTTTGGAGTTGGCCTTTCGGACTACTAAGTTTGCGGAAGGCAATTGATCTAAATCGTAAGCATGCAATGGTTGGCCCAGAAACAACATTACGTAATTAGTAACATCGACAACGTTATTAATGGGTTTAATTCCCGCATTCCAAAGCCGAATTTGAAGCCATAAGGGACTAGGTTGCACGTGGACGTTTTTTACAACCTGCAGGTGATATTGGCTTGCTAACTGCTCGTCAGCACTAGCCGTAATGACCGCTGAACTTTGTTCCGTTCCCGTTGGTGCTTGTGGCGTTGCCTTGAAGTTAGCTGGTTGATCTAAAACGGCCGCTAAATCGTACACAACCCCGCGCATGCTCAACATGTCACCCCGGTTGGGCGTCACATCCAAATCAATCATGGCGTTGTTCATCCCTAAATAGTCATAAACTTCGGCTCCCAGTTGGGCATCGTCTGGAAGAAAATAAATTCCATCTTTCCATTCGTCAGGGACAACTTCCTTTGGAAAACCAATTTCATCAAGAGCACAAATCATTCCATCTGATTTAATCCCCCGCATTTTGGCTTTCTTAATTTTTACGTTACCGGCTACTCGAGCTCCTGGCATCGCTACAATAACTTTTTTACCCACTTCGACATTAGGAGCTCCACAAACAATTTGTTGGGGTTCGTCACCACCAACGTCCACTTGGCAAATGTTCAAATGACCTGCATCCGGATGCTTTTCTAAAGAAATGATTTGCCCTACAACCAATTTCTTTAACCCTGTACTGCGTTTGGTTACCGAATCAACCTCAACGGAAGTGCGCTCAATTTTTTCTCCTAGAGCATCTGGATCCAGCTTTAGATCCAAATACTTACTTAACCAATCATACGAAAGTAACATCATTCACCCTCCTGTTAATCAAACTGAGTTAAAAATTTTAAGTTGTTTAAGTAGAAATCACGAATGTCATTAACCCCGTATTTCAACATGGCAAACCGGTCTGGTCCCACTCCAAAGGCAAAACCGCCGTACGTATCGGGATTAACTCCTGCCATTTTTAACACGTTTGGATGGACCATTCCTGCTCCAAGGACTTCAATCCAACCAGAACCCTTGCAAACGGCACAGCCCTTACCACCACAGTTCATACAAGTAATGTCAGCTTCCACAGACGGTTCCGTAAATGGAAAGTAGCTTGGTCGTAACCGCACTTGAAATTTATTTCCAAACAGGGCATGCGTCATTGCTTCTAAAGTTCCCTTTAAATCAGCCATTGTAATGTGTTTATCAATTACAATCCCTTCGACTTGATGGAACTGGTGGGAATGGGTCGGATCATCCGTATCCCGACGAAACACCACCCCAGGGGAGATCATTTTCAAAGGTCCCCGACTAAAATCATGAGTTTCTAAAGCCCGGGCCTGCATCGGTGAGGTGTGGGTCCGCATTAAAATTTCTTTGGTAATGTAAAACGTATCTTGCATATCTCGAGCCGGATGATCCTTTGGCAGATTCATCATCTCAAAGTTGTAATGTTCTTCTTCTACTTCTGGACCACTTAAAACCTGGTAGCCCATTCCAATGAAAATATCTTCAATTTCATCAATAATTTGTTGGATGACATGCGGATGTCCGAAGGGAACTTGATTACCAGGAAGTGTCACATCAATTTTTTCCGCAGCTAATTTGTGATTCAAAGCGGCTGTTTCTAATTCCGTTAATTTGGTCTGTAACGCCGCCGTTAGTTCGTCACGGATTTGGTTGGCTAAGCTTCCTACCACTGGCCGTTCAGAAACTGGTAACTTAGCAATTCCACGTAGCGTTTGGGTAATTGATCCTTTTTTACCTAATAGTTGGACCTTAATTTGGTTTAAAGTTGCTTGATCCGAAGCAGCTTCAATTTGTTGCAAGCCATTTTCTTTAATCGTGGTGAGCTCTGTCTGTAAACTCATAGAAAATCCTCCTTATTCTTGTAGTCCGAAAAAAAAGCCCCGCCCCTGACCGGGACGAAGCTTCGCGTTACCACCCAAATTCGTAGGTTACCCTACGCACTCAATGATGGATAACGAACACCAGTCGGACATCTTTATGGATGCCTACAGTCACAAGCGAATTCAGTTTCTAAAGCCACTTTCAGCGGACGTGACCTCTCTGTCATAATAATGAAACGTACTACTTCTTGGACTATTGTAGCTACTAAAAATATAAATCATTCGAAAAGACCGGTCAAGCTTCATCATCTCCATGACACCATTTATCGGCCCACGCATGGGTAGCTTCCATCACTGGCCGTAAATCTTGGCCCTTTTGAGTTAAATCATAAAAGATTAATGCCGAATCTGAACTTGTTTTACGCGCAACAATCTCATCTTCTTGTAAATCTTTGAGCCGAGCAGTTAAAACTCGATCACTGCAATCCGGAATTTTCAATGCCAGTTCCCCAAAGCGTAAGGGACCACTAACTAGCAAGGATTGAATAATCATCCCATTCCATTTTCTTCCCAAGATTTGAAAGGCTGCTTGAAAGCTGGCACAAAGACACTTTTCGTCCCGCATTCTCTTTTTCCCCATTATCAGGAACCTCCTCATTCTTTCTTTTTTAATGTTTTTTTTACCTTATTTTCGAGTGGTTGCATAAATTCATTTACAGCTGCGTAATCATCTACTAAAGAAACAATGACACTCTCCTTGTACTTGGGTCGTGCTAACGTTAACCCCCACATGTGTTTTAAAATAATATCTTCTTCTTTAGGTGTCAACTTAGTAATCTTTTTAGCGTTTCTAAGTGCCACCCGCGGGTGAATAAAAGCATGGCTTCCCACCGCAAACTTGGTCGTGCGCCAATCATAATAAAACAAATCGTGCAGTAAACCACCCCGAGCTGCAGCCCGGTAATCTAAGTTCATCTTTTTGGCGATTCGATAACTTTCATAAGAAACGTAGATGCAATGCTTCAGCCGGGTCGAATGATGGTGCTGCGTATAGTTAGCTAATTTCTGGACCGCCGGTGCTGCTAATAAGTCTTGGACACAGCTAAGGTACTCTGGATCATTTTTCCAGTCATTCTTAGTCATCTGCTCACCTCATTTTAATTGGCCTTAATCCGAAACATAATCACTGCCGCGGCAATGGCAACGTTTAAGGACTCGGCCTGACCTGTAATTGGGATATACAAATTTTTAGTTGTTTGTTGCAACAAAGTTGGGTCCATACCATTTCCTTCGTTACCCATGATCAGGGCAAAGTCGGTTTGGGGCTGCACCTCACGGTAGTTAACTGCTTGAGGATTCAACTCCGTCCCGTATACCGGCCGTTGGTGGTCGTGAAATTGAACAACTAACTCCTCTAGATCAGTTTCAACCATTTGTAAATGAAATTGACTCCCCTGCATTGCACGTAAAACTTTTCCATTGAACGGACTAGCAGTCCCCTTGCCAAAGGCCACCCCACTAAATCCAGCGGCGTCTGCTGTTCTCACCATGGTTCCAATGTTACCCGGATCCTGGACCTGATCCAATAGTAACCACGCTCCACGATAATCAGGGGTTTGGGCTGGATTGGGTAATTTACAAACCAAAAAAATCCCTTGCGGTGTCATAGTCTCACCCAACTCTTGCGCTACCGCAGTAGAAATTAACGTAACTGGTCGGCCCGTTAAATCAGCTCCATGTTCCAGATACTGATCATCGGTTGCATAAATCATTACTACATCCGCGGCCGGCACAGCTTCTAACGCCGCTTGGACCAGATGCCAACTCTCTAAAAGGTATTGTTGCGCCTGTTTCCGCCCCTTGGTAGTAGTTAGCTTCTTAACAGCTTTAATTTGTTGATTGTGCTTTGAATTAATTCGTTCCATGATTGTCCCCACTCGCTGACTTATTATCGTTATTTTATCACATTTATAAAAAAGTGCAGTTAACTTCCGCCCGGACCATTGAGTTTAATTGCAGTTCCCCAGGGTTTAGGTTAGTATAATAGCTATGATTGAAACTAAAGGAGTAATTTTAATGAAAAAAGGAAAAAAACTAGCACTACTGGGACTAGCCAGTTTTGCTGCTTTCACTTTGTCTGGTTGTGTCCAGACTGATGCCCACGGGAAGCCATACGGGTTTATCTATGATTACCTCGCCATTCCAGGTCAACACGTCATGGATTGGTTGGCTCAATACGTCGGTGGTTATGGTTGGTCTTTAATCGTAATCACAGTGGTTGTGAGATTATTACTACTTCCACTGATGGTAAGTCAGGTGAAAAAATCAACCGTCCAACAAGAAAAGATGGCGTTGGTTAAACCACAACTAACTAAATTACAACAGTTGATGAAAAACGCAAAAACCCAACAGGAACAAATGGAAATTAACCAGCAAATGATGCGCCTGTATAAGGATAACAACATCAGTATGACCGGTGGAATTGGTTGCCTTCCCCTTTTAATTCAGTTACCGGTCTTTGCAGCCTTATATGCAGCTATTCGTTATTCTCCTGAACTTTCCCATACGGTCTTCATGGGAATTCAACTGGGCCAGCGGAGCTTGCTCCTTGCCATCCTTTCGTTAGTGGTCTATGGAATTCAAGGATACCTTTCCGTTTTGGGGATGCCCAAGGATCAGCGTAAACAAATGGGCTTTATGATGCTAATTAGTCCAATTATGATTTTCTTTGTTACTATGTCTTCTCCAGCTGGATTAGGAATCTACTTCTTTATCGGTGGAGTATTTGCCATCTTACAACAGCTAATTGTGAATGCTTATCGGCCTAAGATTGTGGCTCAAGTAACCGCCGAAGCCAAAAAGAACCCGCCGAAGGTCGTGGTTCCGGATGAAATCGTCAAGGCCGAGGATCAAATTGAAACTGAAGAAAAAGAAGCACCAACTAATCCTAAGCAACCCAAACATCATCCACGCAATCAAAATAAGCAACGTCATCATCACGATGAATAGAAAAAAGCCATTCCGTACGGAATGGCTTTTTACTTAATCAAAATTGTGCTAACTAGTTATTATTACTTTGTCCAGCACCAATCAATTCAACCAGAATCTCAAAGAGGTTCAAGACATCCAAATAAATGTTTAAAGCTCCGAGGGTACTGTATTTTTCTAATTGTCCTTCAGAACTAACTTGATTAGCAAACTGCTTTACGCTCTGCGTATCAACAATAATGTAAAACGAGAAAATCACCAGCATTACCACGTCAATCATTAAGTAGAACCCTGGTACCCGAATAAACATTGCTACAATCGAAAGCACGATGGCCGCTAACAAGGCCCAGAACAAGTAAATGGAAATTGGAATGTAGTTCTTTTTGGTGTGATTAGCGTAATAAGTTAATCCCCCAAACATCAAGGCCGTTGCTAACATGGCTAATCCAATCGTGTTAATGTTGTAAATCACCAACAACGGGCTAACAGAAACCCCAAACAATACCGTCATTGTGTAGTAAATTGCATTAGCAGTTGAGGGACTGGAGTTCTCGTTGCTAATCGAACGTGATAGCATAAACATCAGTGCCAACATGATCACTAGGAAAATCAAGGATGTTCCTAACCCCATTGACATAATAAAGTTGCGCATGAACGTGGCCATGAAGGCCATTACCAATCCGGTAATGATTAATCCAATTGTGACCTTCTGATACGTTTTAGCGATTAAACGTTGTGCTAAATCCTGGGTGTTCCCCAAAATTTCACCATTCATAATTAATCCTCCTTTTAATTTGTATCAATCAAATTGTACCATGTTTCCCAGCATAGCGGTTACTATCAACGCTTGTCTTTCTGTTGATAGCGGACCTGAAGCGTTGCCAAGGTTGTTTTTGGGGTAACCTTAAATGGATCAGCAGTATTATTTGGAAGCGTTAAAAGCGTGGGCGCCGTCACCGTAAAAGGAACTCCAACTTGTGTTAAATAACGATACTGAGGAATCAACGTTTTATCTATATCCGGAAATTGTTGCGTTAGGGTTTCTTGTTCGCGCTGTTCTTTACGCCGTTTTCCCACCATGAACCCAAATTCCAATAAAGAATGATTATGGATATGCGTAGCCAAGCGAGCAGCCGTCGTTTGCAGTGGATCACTAATCTGTTGCTGCACTAAATTCAAAGCCGCTTGCCACCCGGAAGCCTCTGGTAATACTACTACGACGGCTTGTAACTGATCTATTAGTTCTTGAGCTCGTTTTTGCAACTCAGACGGTAATGGATCTGTCGGCCGGGCTTCTGCTACCCGTTGATTAAATTTTGCTGCCTCAGTTAAGGTGGTGTGATTCCATTCGTGGGGGAATAAGATTCCAGCAATAATTAGTAAGCGAATGAATTTCAACGTTGACAGCTGAATGCCATCCAACGCAAACGGATCATCATCTAGTACCCGCAGCTCTAAATATTCAATCCCGGTTTGCAAGATGGTATTTAGATCATTCCCCCCCTTCAACCGCACCGGACCATAAAATTCACTGGGAGCAAATAACTGCCCCGTTTGAATTGCAGCGGCTTGTTCCTGAATAAATCCTTCTAAAGTATCGTAATTAATGTGCACATCTGGTAAATTAGCAAATCCGTTGCGACTGGCCCGGATGGACCGAATGGGCTCGTGGGGCTCAGTTTGATTCTCGTCAAGCGGGCTAGCTCCATATAAATACGTTAACAGCCACCGGAATCCAACCAATTGCTGGGTAATTTGAAAGAGTAACTGATTTTTGGCTTTAATTGGGTCCGCAATTCCCTGTTGCTGTTGATACCATTGAACAACTGCCCCAGCGGGCGAATAACTTACGTGAATCCCACACATAATGTGGCGAAAGGGTCCGTATTTAGCTAGTAATAAATCTCGATAACCCTGATACCATTCTCGTTTAAACGTCTGTTCTAAAAATTGGACGTCGGTTGCTTCCAAACGAGGGGGCATTGAAAAGGGCCAGATGATTTCTGTAGGATGTAGTTGCTCATTTAACAATTGTTGCAAACTATGCAACTGGTTCATAATTCCCACTAATCGTCTGTGCGGAGCGGTAATCAATTCCTCCATGCTTTCCGAAAAATCAGTTTGAAAATATGGTTGTTTACGCCGATCTCCCAGCTGGCTGGGATGATCAAATTGAGACAAGCTGTGCCGTTGCTGATCAACGCGATGCTCCTCAATTTCAATTCCCATTTTACCCTGTAACAATAACCGAACCGTTTCTGGCCGAACTTCATTTGCTTGCGTCATAATTTCTCGCTTTCCCCATTAATATAATGGAGCAATCACCCTGATTGGCATTCTTATTTTGTTTCACTAACTAGTACCTCAATTTAGTTACTCGTATTCTAGCAAAGGCCGTTTGAAAGTCAAGGTGAGTATAAAAAAAGAACTTAGAAAACCCATGGTGTTTTCTAAGTTCTAATTAATCATTTAGTTGTTCTTTTGAGCCACAACTTCCTTGCCGTTGTAGTAACCACAACTTGGGCAAACGTAGTGAGACTTCCGTAACTCACCACAGTTAGGACATGGACTCATGCCAGGAACTGTCAGCTTAATGTGTCCCCGTCGCATATCTCTTCTTGCTTTAGAAGTTTTTCTCTTTGGTACTGCCATTGTAATAACCTCCCTTTTCTTTCATTTCCACTAGTGAATTTTTAAGCCTTGTCGTCATCATCAGTATAAAACTGCTTCAAACTGGCAAGACGTGGATCAACTTGTTTGGATTCCTCGTGCTGATGTTGATAATCAGCTTCAGAAATTACTTCCCAGTCATCGCCGGCTGGCATTGTAGCACCAACCTGTTCAGCCGGAGAAAGTAATTGCATCGGAATTTGGACAATTACATTATCTGCCACTGCCTTATCAAAATCAACCACTCCATCATCGTCAACCTTAATTACCACAACGTCATTGTCATAGCGTTCAAAGGCTGCTTTCGTGTTTACGTAAACTTCCGTAAAGTGAAACTGGAGTGGGAGTTTAAAGGGCGTTAACGAACGAGACGAAGGAACGGTAACCGTTCCCGCAACATCCGCATCAATAATTACGTCGCCCCGATCAGCAATCGCAGACACATTCACATCAAACGGCGTTGCATCCAAAATCTCTTCCGGATAACGAGTCGTTAAGTCAGACTTCAAATCCAACTGTGCTTGCGCTTCTAACGGTTCTTTCTGGTAACTTTGTA includes:
- the pheT gene encoding phenylalanine--tRNA ligase subunit beta; the encoded protein is MLLSYDWLSKYLDLKLDPDALGEKIERTSVEVDSVTKRSTGLKKLVVGQIISLEKHPDAGHLNICQVDVGGDEPQQIVCGAPNVEVGKKVIVAMPGARVAGNVKIKKAKMRGIKSDGMICALDEIGFPKEVVPDEWKDGIYFLPDDAQLGAEVYDYLGMNNAMIDLDVTPNRGDMLSMRGVVYDLAAVLDQPANFKATPQAPTGTEQSSAVITASADEQLASQYHLQVVKNVHVQPSPLWLQIRLWNAGIKPINNVVDVTNYVMLFLGQPLHAYDLDQLPSANLVVRKANSKEKLVTLDEEERELNPEDVVIASGDQPVALAGLMGGNPTRVTSETTTIVLEGGVFDPVLTRKMAQKEGLHTDASQRFERGVDHGNVINALNFAAGMIQELAKGQASQGIVTGSQAPVSEQVIEITPDRINHVLGTDLSEATITNIFQRLGFGVTKTAMGLQVTVPTRCWDLHIDADLIEEVARIYGYDNIPNTLPVTQTTEGGLTPKQQAMRKSRQTLQGMGLNHAISYSLTTPEKAEMFMLQRSFSTNLQWPMTKDHSVLRMNLVSGLLDDVAYNQARGVENVPLYEQGRVFYKDHEDQVRPSEVEHVAAALSGTMPTTSWNQKGRPVDFFLVKGILTQYLQTLSLQGTVTYEPTETITEMHPGRTALVKLDDEVIGFIGQIHPKTAKEFKIKPTYVFDLDFDKLMAAPKHEPQYQVVSSLPGIKRDVAMLVADNVTNDQIEAIIWKRGGAFLHDVTLFDVYVGEHVPAGQKSLAYTLSFENPRETLQDDVVNQAMAKVEHHLETELNAEIR
- the pheS gene encoding phenylalanine--tRNA ligase subunit alpha, producing MSLQTELTTIKENGLQQIEAASDQATLNQIKVQLLGKKGSITQTLRGIAKLPVSERPVVGSLANQIRDELTAALQTKLTELETAALNHKLAAEKIDVTLPGNQVPFGHPHVIQQIIDEIEDIFIGMGYQVLSGPEVEEEHYNFEMMNLPKDHPARDMQDTFYITKEILMRTHTSPMQARALETHDFSRGPLKMISPGVVFRRDTDDPTHSHQFHQVEGIVIDKHITMADLKGTLEAMTHALFGNKFQVRLRPSYFPFTEPSVEADITCMNCGGKGCAVCKGSGWIEVLGAGMVHPNVLKMAGVNPDTYGGFAFGVGPDRFAMLKYGVNDIRDFYLNNLKFLTQFD
- a CDS encoding winged helix-turn-helix transcriptional regulator, encoding MGKKRMRDEKCLCASFQAAFQILGRKWNGMIIQSLLVSGPLRFGELALKIPDCSDRVLTARLKDLQEDEIVARKTSSDSALIFYDLTQKGQDLRPVMEATHAWADKWCHGDDEA
- a CDS encoding HD domain-containing protein, which codes for MTKNDWKNDPEYLSCVQDLLAAPAVQKLANYTQHHHSTRLKHCIYVSYESYRIAKKMNLDYRAAARGGLLHDLFYYDWRTTKFAVGSHAFIHPRVALRNAKKITKLTPKEEDIILKHMWGLTLARPKYKESVIVSLVDDYAAVNEFMQPLENKVKKTLKKKE
- a CDS encoding TrmH family RNA methyltransferase, translated to MERINSKHNQQIKAVKKLTTTKGRKQAQQYLLESWHLVQAALEAVPAADVVMIYATDDQYLEHGADLTGRPVTLISTAVAQELGETMTPQGIFLVCKLPNPAQTPDYRGAWLLLDQVQDPGNIGTMVRTADAAGFSGVAFGKGTASPFNGKVLRAMQGSQFHLQMVETDLEELVVQFHDHQRPVYGTELNPQAVNYREVQPQTDFALIMGNEGNGMDPTLLQQTTKNLYIPITGQAESLNVAIAAAVIMFRIKAN
- the yidC gene encoding membrane protein insertase YidC is translated as MKKGKKLALLGLASFAAFTLSGCVQTDAHGKPYGFIYDYLAIPGQHVMDWLAQYVGGYGWSLIVITVVVRLLLLPLMVSQVKKSTVQQEKMALVKPQLTKLQQLMKNAKTQQEQMEINQQMMRLYKDNNISMTGGIGCLPLLIQLPVFAALYAAIRYSPELSHTVFMGIQLGQRSLLLAILSLVVYGIQGYLSVLGMPKDQRKQMGFMMLISPIMIFFVTMSSPAGLGIYFFIGGVFAILQQLIVNAYRPKIVAQVTAEAKKNPPKVVVPDEIVKAEDQIETEEKEAPTNPKQPKHHPRNQNKQRHHHDE
- a CDS encoding Bax inhibitor-1 family protein — its product is MNGEILGNTQDLAQRLIAKTYQKVTIGLIITGLVMAFMATFMRNFIMSMGLGTSLIFLVIMLALMFMLSRSISNENSSPSTANAIYYTMTVLFGVSVSPLLVIYNINTIGLAMLATALMFGGLTYYANHTKKNYIPISIYLFWALLAAIVLSIVAMFIRVPGFYLMIDVVMLVIFSFYIIVDTQSVKQFANQVSSEGQLEKYSTLGALNIYLDVLNLFEILVELIGAGQSNNN
- a CDS encoding glutamate--cysteine ligase encodes the protein MTQANEVRPETVRLLLQGKMGIEIEEHRVDQQRHSLSQFDHPSQLGDRRKQPYFQTDFSESMEELITAPHRRLVGIMNQLHSLQQLLNEQLHPTEIIWPFSMPPRLEATDVQFLEQTFKREWYQGYRDLLLAKYGPFRHIMCGIHVSYSPAGAVVQWYQQQQGIADPIKAKNQLLFQITQQLVGFRWLLTYLYGASPLDENQTEPHEPIRSIRASRNGFANLPDVHINYDTLEGFIQEQAAAIQTGQLFAPSEFYGPVRLKGGNDLNTILQTGIEYLELRVLDDDPFALDGIQLSTLKFIRLLIIAGILFPHEWNHTTLTEAAKFNQRVAEARPTDPLPSELQKRAQELIDQLQAVVVVLPEASGWQAALNLVQQQISDPLQTTAARLATHIHNHSLLEFGFMVGKRRKEQREQETLTQQFPDIDKTLIPQYRYLTQVGVPFTVTAPTLLTLPNNTADPFKVTPKTTLATLQVRYQQKDKR
- the rpmF gene encoding 50S ribosomal protein L32; amino-acid sequence: MAVPKRKTSKARRDMRRGHIKLTVPGMSPCPNCGELRKSHYVCPSCGYYNGKEVVAQKNN
- a CDS encoding DUF177 domain-containing protein; the protein is MKWSLEKLQSYQKEPLEAQAQLDLKSDLTTRYPEEILDATPFDVNVSAIADRGDVIIDADVAGTVTVPSSRSLTPFKLPLQFHFTEVYVNTKAAFERYDNDVVVIKVDDDGVVDFDKAVADNVIVQIPMQLLSPAEQVGATMPAGDDWEVISEADYQHQHEESKQVDPRLASLKQFYTDDDDKA